One region of Nitrospira sp. genomic DNA includes:
- a CDS encoding alpha/beta fold hydrolase, giving the protein MDPFTLTGADGALLRGDRIVGKDRQLLFITGFLSKRWGNKSKALAQWCQERGWGFCCFDFRGWGDSGGVWGEYRLLQWLEDAESVTNLLADGPPVTIVGNSLGGWLAWLVAQEQPAVEELILIAPAFNMMDLRAAQISNERREQWQATGSMPWDDEPMHREAPIPWHWVEDSQALWSRRFTMPRRVKTTILHGLQDAVIRPDGSWGFVQQVLSQDPEFSIELLLKTGDHRLSSPEHLETFRRLVVRA; this is encoded by the coding sequence ATGGATCCGTTCACACTCACCGGTGCCGATGGCGCCCTTCTCCGCGGCGATCGTATCGTCGGCAAGGACCGCCAGCTTCTTTTCATCACCGGGTTTCTCTCCAAACGGTGGGGCAACAAGAGCAAGGCGCTGGCGCAATGGTGTCAGGAGCGAGGTTGGGGATTCTGCTGCTTCGACTTTCGCGGTTGGGGCGACTCGGGCGGTGTGTGGGGTGAATATCGTCTGCTGCAATGGCTGGAAGACGCCGAATCCGTTACGAATCTGTTGGCAGACGGGCCGCCGGTGACGATCGTCGGAAACTCCCTCGGTGGATGGCTGGCCTGGCTGGTCGCGCAGGAGCAACCGGCGGTGGAAGAATTGATTCTCATCGCCCCGGCGTTCAATATGATGGATCTGCGCGCGGCTCAGATTTCCAACGAGCGGCGTGAACAGTGGCAGGCGACCGGCTCCATGCCCTGGGACGACGAGCCCATGCACAGAGAGGCGCCGATTCCCTGGCATTGGGTCGAGGACAGCCAGGCCCTCTGGAGCCGTCGTTTCACCATGCCGCGTCGCGTCAAGACAACCATCCTGCATGGACTACAGGATGCGGTGATCAGGCCCGACGGCAGCTGGGGCTTCGTGCAGCAGGTGCTGTCGCAGGATCCGGAGTTCTCCATCGAATTGCTGCTGAAAACCGGCGATCATCGGCTGAGCAGCCCGGAGCATTTGGAGACGTTTCGTAGGTTGGTGGTCCGCGCCTAG
- a CDS encoding pyridoxamine 5'-phosphate oxidase family protein, with protein MSSSLGAHNSGPDSEGPDVPEPPHAEKARTLVYLQQTGGLSTLSRKQPGWPFGSVMPYGLDDQGQPLFLISTMAMHTQNLLGDPRASLLITPPESQRDPLGAARVTLMGSVTRVSKDDSAPVRERYLARHANAAYWVDFNDFGFFRMAIADIYFVGGFGSMGWVAPADYMAAAVDPLVDTASELIREINTAQQETLLLLARVCGNLDAQQASITTMDRLGFHLRVKTPDRMQGGRFAFTDPVRNAEEARAGLADLAAKASVGAQVLHSL; from the coding sequence GTGTCGTCATCGTTAGGAGCACATAACAGCGGCCCGGACTCGGAAGGTCCTGACGTTCCCGAGCCGCCCCACGCCGAAAAAGCGAGGACGTTAGTCTATTTGCAGCAGACGGGCGGCCTTTCGACCCTCTCGCGTAAACAACCAGGCTGGCCCTTCGGGTCCGTCATGCCCTATGGCCTCGACGACCAGGGGCAACCGTTGTTTCTCATCAGCACCATGGCGATGCACACGCAAAACCTCCTCGGCGATCCGCGCGCCAGCCTCCTGATCACCCCGCCGGAAAGCCAGCGAGATCCGCTGGGCGCGGCCAGGGTGACGCTGATGGGATCGGTGACGCGTGTGTCGAAGGATGACAGCGCGCCGGTTCGCGAACGTTACCTGGCGCGACATGCCAACGCGGCCTATTGGGTGGATTTCAACGACTTCGGCTTCTTTCGTATGGCGATAGCGGACATTTATTTCGTCGGCGGGTTCGGCTCGATGGGCTGGGTGGCACCGGCTGACTACATGGCGGCTGCCGTGGATCCGTTGGTGGACACCGCGTCCGAACTTATCCGCGAGATCAATACCGCACAGCAGGAGACGCTGCTGCTCCTCGCGCGCGTCTGCGGCAATCTTGATGCGCAGCAGGCCAGCATCACGACCATGGACCGGTTGGGGTTTCACCTGCGCGTCAAAACACCAGACCGGATGCAGGGCGGACGATTTGCCTTCACCGATCCTGTGCGCAATGCGGAAGAGGCTCGCGCCGGTCTTGCCGACCTGGCAGCGAAGGCCAGTGTTGGAGCCCAAGTGCTGCACTCCCTCTAA
- a CDS encoding lipid-binding SYLF domain-containing protein, which translates to MIRHHLLQNRSCHSTLAALLLSLLAWMAPVSALADDREQRDLVDQSRMTLANFLADSNMSWFRDHIKDAKGLFIVPQYMKGALLYGAAGGSGVFVARDEKTGEWSEPAFFTMGAASFGFQFGAQISEVVLLVLTQRGVDSLLLGNFKLGADGSVAVGPVGAGVAGATTPNLSADLLSFVRAKGLFAGVSLEGAALISRDEWSRAYYGKPVTPTEIITGHTVKNPHSEVLRTEIKKAIDGK; encoded by the coding sequence ATGATTCGACATCACCTGCTCCAAAACCGATCCTGCCACAGCACCCTGGCGGCGCTGCTCCTGTCCCTGCTCGCGTGGATGGCTCCCGTCTCCGCCCTTGCCGACGACCGCGAACAACGGGACCTGGTGGATCAGTCCCGCATGACCCTCGCCAACTTTCTTGCCGACTCCAACATGTCCTGGTTTCGCGACCACATTAAAGACGCCAAAGGCCTTTTCATCGTGCCGCAATACATGAAAGGCGCGTTGCTCTATGGCGCAGCCGGCGGCAGCGGTGTCTTCGTAGCCAGGGATGAGAAGACCGGCGAATGGAGCGAACCGGCCTTCTTTACCATGGGAGCCGCCAGTTTCGGATTTCAGTTCGGCGCGCAGATATCGGAAGTCGTGTTGCTCGTGCTGACCCAGCGAGGAGTGGACTCGCTCCTGCTCGGCAATTTTAAATTGGGAGCCGACGGGTCAGTCGCGGTGGGGCCGGTCGGAGCCGGTGTCGCAGGCGCAACCACGCCGAATTTGAGCGCGGACCTGTTGTCGTTCGTACGGGCCAAAGGCCTGTTCGCGGGCGTGTCGTTGGAAGGGGCCGCGCTGATTTCACGCGATGAATGGAGCCGAGCCTATTACGGCAAGCCGGTCACCCCGACCGAAATCATCACCGGCCATACCGTGAAGAACCCTCACTCGGAGGTGCTGCGCACGGAGATTAAGAAGGCAATCGACGGGAAGTAA
- the ettA gene encoding energy-dependent translational throttle protein EttA — MATNDKQVIFSLVGVGKVYPPKKQVLRDIYLGFYYGAKIGVLGLNGSGKSSLLKIIAGTDPNYVGEITRSKGYSVGLLEQEPQLDPNKTVKEVVEEGKKELVALLHEYEAVSNSMGEAGPDEMEKLIDKQAQLQEKIEAANGWELESELEIAMDALRCPPADQKVNVLSGGEKRRVALCRLMIQEPDILLLDEPTNHLDAESVQWLEQHLQQYKGTVIAVTHDRYFLDNVAGWILELDRGSGIPFQGNYTAWLEQKQDRLEKEEKAESKRKKTLEHELEWIRMSPKARQSKGKARLNRYEELVNQKQDQLAADLEIYIPPGPRLGDLVVEAKGISKAFGDNVLYENVEFSLPKGGIVGVVGPNGAGKTTMFRMIIGKEKPDTGTIRIGETVKLGYVDQDRSLDPNKTVYEVISDGQDTIMLGKAEVNARGYCARFNFAGTDQQKKVKDLSGGERNRVHLARMLKEGANLIILDEPTNDLDVNTLRALEEGLEGFAGCAVISSHDRWFLDRVATHIMAFEGDSKVVWYEGNYSEYEADRKKRLGKEADQPHRIRYRKLTRN, encoded by the coding sequence ATGGCGACGAACGATAAGCAAGTAATTTTTTCACTGGTCGGTGTCGGCAAGGTCTATCCGCCGAAGAAGCAGGTCCTGCGCGATATCTACCTGGGCTTTTACTACGGCGCCAAGATCGGCGTGCTGGGGTTGAACGGGTCCGGAAAAAGCTCATTGCTCAAAATTATTGCCGGGACCGATCCCAACTATGTCGGTGAGATCACCCGCTCGAAGGGCTACAGTGTCGGACTGCTCGAACAGGAACCGCAACTCGACCCCAACAAGACCGTCAAAGAGGTCGTCGAGGAAGGCAAGAAGGAACTGGTCGCCTTGCTGCACGAGTACGAGGCGGTCAGCAACAGCATGGGCGAAGCCGGCCCCGATGAGATGGAAAAGCTCATCGACAAACAGGCTCAATTGCAGGAAAAGATCGAAGCGGCCAACGGCTGGGAACTGGAGAGCGAACTCGAAATCGCCATGGATGCACTGCGCTGTCCCCCCGCAGATCAGAAAGTGAACGTGCTATCAGGAGGTGAAAAACGCCGCGTGGCCCTCTGCCGACTCATGATTCAGGAGCCCGACATTTTGCTGCTCGACGAGCCGACCAATCACCTCGATGCGGAATCCGTGCAATGGCTGGAGCAGCACCTGCAACAGTACAAGGGTACGGTCATCGCCGTGACGCACGACCGCTATTTTCTCGACAACGTGGCGGGCTGGATTCTGGAACTCGATCGCGGCTCCGGCATTCCCTTCCAAGGCAACTACACGGCGTGGCTCGAACAGAAGCAGGATCGGTTGGAGAAGGAAGAGAAGGCCGAATCCAAGCGCAAGAAAACACTCGAGCATGAGTTGGAATGGATTCGCATGTCGCCGAAGGCCCGGCAGTCGAAGGGTAAGGCACGTCTCAACCGATATGAGGAATTAGTCAATCAAAAGCAGGACCAACTGGCCGCCGATCTGGAAATCTATATTCCGCCGGGACCTCGGCTCGGCGATCTGGTGGTCGAGGCCAAGGGCATCAGCAAGGCGTTCGGCGACAACGTGCTCTATGAAAATGTCGAATTCAGCCTGCCGAAGGGCGGCATCGTCGGCGTCGTCGGTCCCAACGGCGCAGGCAAAACGACCATGTTTCGCATGATTATCGGCAAGGAGAAGCCGGATACGGGCACCATCCGCATCGGCGAGACGGTCAAGCTCGGCTATGTGGATCAGGATCGTTCGCTCGATCCCAACAAGACGGTGTACGAAGTCATTTCCGACGGCCAGGACACGATCATGCTGGGCAAAGCCGAAGTGAATGCCCGCGGCTACTGCGCGCGCTTCAACTTCGCCGGCACCGATCAGCAGAAGAAGGTGAAGGATCTGTCAGGCGGCGAGCGGAACCGCGTGCATCTCGCGCGTATGTTGAAAGAAGGGGCCAACCTCATCATCCTCGACGAACCGACGAACGATCTGGATGTGAACACGTTGCGCGCATTGGAAGAGGGGTTGGAAGGATTCGCCGGCTGCGCCGTCATCAGCAGTCACGATCGCTGGTTCTTGGACCGCGTCGCCACCCATATCATGGCCTTCGAAGGCGACAGCAAAGTGGTGTGGTACGAGGGCAACTACAGCGAATACGAAGCCGATCGTAAGAAACGGCTCGGCAAAGAAGCCGACCAGCCGCATCGGATACGCT